One window from the genome of Salvia miltiorrhiza cultivar Shanhuang (shh) chromosome 7, IMPLAD_Smil_shh, whole genome shotgun sequence encodes:
- the LOC130995748 gene encoding probable serine/threonine-protein kinase PBL3 isoform X2 codes for MGNCFGSSARVDATLSTTSEASRFACKNSNSSAPSNISIPSYSAKSSAESLPTPRSEAEILSSPHVKAFSFNELKNATRNFRPDSLLGEGGFGYVFKGWIDEHTLTAARPGSGLVIAVKKLKPEGFQGHKEWLTEVNYLGQLRHPNLVKLIGYCSDGDNRLLVYEFMPKGSLENHLFRRGPQPLSWATRIKVAIGAARGLSFLHEAEQQVIYRDFKASNILLDGEFNSKLSDFGLAKAGPTGDRTHVSTQVMGTHGYAAPEYVATGRLTAKSDVYSFGVVLLELLSGRRAVDKTKVGVEQNLVDWAKPYMGDKRKLFRIMDIKLEGQYPQKAAFTAATIAVQCLSHEAKQRPRMAEVLVKLEELQAPKSAARHSKMDNQQGEHIPMLQSKHHSPMNMTPLASPVPAHRRSPRVR; via the exons ATGGGAAATTGCTTTGGTTCCTCTGCGAGAGTTGACGCTACCCTTAGCACCACATCTG AAGCATCACGATTCGCCTGCAAAAACAGCAATTCATCAGCTCCATCCAACATAAGCATTCCCTCGTACAGTGCTAAAAGCAGTGCCGAAAGCCTCCCGACTCCAAGATCAGAAGCTGAGATTCTGTCATCCCCTCATGTGAAGGCCTTCTCCTTTAATGAGTTAAAGAATGCAACCCGAAACTTTCGACCTGATAGTCTTCTTGGGGAAGGAGGATTCGGCTACGTTTTCAAAGGATGGATTGATGAGCATACTCTTACTGCTGCGAGGCCTGGATCAGGATTGGTCATTGCTGTCAAGAAGTTAAAACCGGAAGGATTCCAAGGCCACAAAGAGTGGTTG ACAGAAGTTAATTACCTGGGTCAACTTCGCCATCCAAACCTAGTTAAACTTATCGGCTACTGCTCGGATGGTGACAATCGGCTATTGGTCTACGAGTTCATGCCAAAAGGAAGCCTAGAGAATCATTTGTTCAGAA GAGGGCCTCAACCTCTGTCTTGGGCTACTAGAATCAAGGTGGCTATAGGTGCTGCCAGAGGCCTTTCTTTTTTGCATGAAGCCGAACAGCAAGTCATATACAGAGATTTTAAAGCATCGAACATTCTTCTAGACGGG GAATTCAATTCAAAGCTGTCCGACTTTGGTTTGGCAAAAGCTGGCCCTACCGGTGATAGAACTCATGTGTCGACTCAAGTTATGGGCACACATGGATATGCTGCACCAGAGTATGTTGCCACAG GTCGGTTGACAGCAAAGAGCGATGTATACAGCTTTGGGGTAGTTCTGCTCGAGCTGCTATCCGGGCGTCGTGCTGTTGACAAAACGAAAGTAGGTGTGGAGCAAAACTTAGTGGATTGGGCAAAACCATACATGGGCGACAAGAGAAAACTGTTCCGCATAATGGACATCAAACTGGAGGGGCAGTACCCTCAGAAAGCAGCCTTCACTGCTGCCACCATTGCCGTGCAATGCTTGAGCCACGAGGCGAAGCAGAGGCCGCGTATGGCGGAGGTCTTGGTCAAACTCGAAGAGCTCCAAGCACCAAAGAGCGCAGCCAGACACTCAAAGATGGATAACCAGCAAGGCGAACACATACCCATGTTGCAGTCGAAGCACCATTCGCCTATGAATATGACGCCGTTGGCATCTCCGGTGCCGGCACACCGGAGGTCCCCTCGTGTAAGATGA
- the LOC130995748 gene encoding probable serine/threonine-protein kinase PBL3 isoform X1, whose product MGNCFGSSARVDATLSTTSASEASRFACKNSNSSAPSNISIPSYSAKSSAESLPTPRSEAEILSSPHVKAFSFNELKNATRNFRPDSLLGEGGFGYVFKGWIDEHTLTAARPGSGLVIAVKKLKPEGFQGHKEWLTEVNYLGQLRHPNLVKLIGYCSDGDNRLLVYEFMPKGSLENHLFRRGPQPLSWATRIKVAIGAARGLSFLHEAEQQVIYRDFKASNILLDGEFNSKLSDFGLAKAGPTGDRTHVSTQVMGTHGYAAPEYVATGRLTAKSDVYSFGVVLLELLSGRRAVDKTKVGVEQNLVDWAKPYMGDKRKLFRIMDIKLEGQYPQKAAFTAATIAVQCLSHEAKQRPRMAEVLVKLEELQAPKSAARHSKMDNQQGEHIPMLQSKHHSPMNMTPLASPVPAHRRSPRVR is encoded by the exons ATGGGAAATTGCTTTGGTTCCTCTGCGAGAGTTGACGCTACCCTTAGCACCACATCTG CTTCAGAAGCATCACGATTCGCCTGCAAAAACAGCAATTCATCAGCTCCATCCAACATAAGCATTCCCTCGTACAGTGCTAAAAGCAGTGCCGAAAGCCTCCCGACTCCAAGATCAGAAGCTGAGATTCTGTCATCCCCTCATGTGAAGGCCTTCTCCTTTAATGAGTTAAAGAATGCAACCCGAAACTTTCGACCTGATAGTCTTCTTGGGGAAGGAGGATTCGGCTACGTTTTCAAAGGATGGATTGATGAGCATACTCTTACTGCTGCGAGGCCTGGATCAGGATTGGTCATTGCTGTCAAGAAGTTAAAACCGGAAGGATTCCAAGGCCACAAAGAGTGGTTG ACAGAAGTTAATTACCTGGGTCAACTTCGCCATCCAAACCTAGTTAAACTTATCGGCTACTGCTCGGATGGTGACAATCGGCTATTGGTCTACGAGTTCATGCCAAAAGGAAGCCTAGAGAATCATTTGTTCAGAA GAGGGCCTCAACCTCTGTCTTGGGCTACTAGAATCAAGGTGGCTATAGGTGCTGCCAGAGGCCTTTCTTTTTTGCATGAAGCCGAACAGCAAGTCATATACAGAGATTTTAAAGCATCGAACATTCTTCTAGACGGG GAATTCAATTCAAAGCTGTCCGACTTTGGTTTGGCAAAAGCTGGCCCTACCGGTGATAGAACTCATGTGTCGACTCAAGTTATGGGCACACATGGATATGCTGCACCAGAGTATGTTGCCACAG GTCGGTTGACAGCAAAGAGCGATGTATACAGCTTTGGGGTAGTTCTGCTCGAGCTGCTATCCGGGCGTCGTGCTGTTGACAAAACGAAAGTAGGTGTGGAGCAAAACTTAGTGGATTGGGCAAAACCATACATGGGCGACAAGAGAAAACTGTTCCGCATAATGGACATCAAACTGGAGGGGCAGTACCCTCAGAAAGCAGCCTTCACTGCTGCCACCATTGCCGTGCAATGCTTGAGCCACGAGGCGAAGCAGAGGCCGCGTATGGCGGAGGTCTTGGTCAAACTCGAAGAGCTCCAAGCACCAAAGAGCGCAGCCAGACACTCAAAGATGGATAACCAGCAAGGCGAACACATACCCATGTTGCAGTCGAAGCACCATTCGCCTATGAATATGACGCCGTTGGCATCTCCGGTGCCGGCACACCGGAGGTCCCCTCGTGTAAGATGA